A region of Colletotrichum higginsianum IMI 349063 chromosome 10, whole genome shotgun sequence DNA encodes the following proteins:
- a CDS encoding Arabinan endo-1,5-alpha-L-arabinosidase — protein MRFGSIFSLAAALLSATVEAYGNPGACSGQCWSHDPSVIRRDDGTYFRFETGSKIGIWKAPDLVGPWTYQGAALPAGSKINLKGNDDLWAPDVNKVGNQYILYYTVSSFGVQNSAIGYATSPTMEFGSWTDQGATGVASKAGSRYNAIDAQLVKSGSTYYLNFGSFWENIFQVPLNAAATKANGNPYNIIFNGTAPQPVEGPFIYERSGTFWAFFSSGSCCGLDRNRPTPGNEYKIFVCRASSVNGPYTDKSGKSCTNGGGTLLLASHNKIYAPGGQGVLADPKRGAVLYYHYMNTDIGIADSQTQFGWNVISWSGGWPTV, from the exons ATGCGTTTCGGTtccatcttctccctcgcAGCTGCGCTGCTGAGCGCCACCGTCGAGGCGTACGGCAACCCCGGCGCCTGCTCGGGCCAGTGCTGGAGTCACGACCCTTCTGTTATTCGCCGCGATGACGGTACCTACTTCCGTTTCGAAACCGGCAGCAAGATCGGCATCTGGAAGGCTCCCGACTTGGTCGGTCCCTGGACCTACCAGGGCGCCGCTCTGCCCGCCGGCAGCAAGATCAACCTTAAGGGCAACGATGACCTCTGG GCCCCCGATGTGAACAAGGTCGGCAACCAGTACATTCTCTACTACACCGTTTCGTCCTTCGGTGTTCAGAACTCCGCCATCGGCTATGCTACCTCGCCCACCATGGAGTTCGGCTCCTGGACCGACCAGGGCGCGACAGGTGTCGCTTCCAAGGCCGGCAGCCGATACAACGCCATCGACGCCCAGCTCGTCAAGTCTGGAAGCACCTACTACCTCAACTTCGGCTCCTTCTGGGAGAACATCTTCCAGGTCCCCCTGAACGCAGCCGCCACCAAGGCCAACGGTAACCCGTACAACATCATTTTCAACGGCACGGCCCCGCAGCCTGTTGAGGGTCCCTTCATCTACGAGCGAAGCGGCACCTTCTGGGCCTTCTTTAGCTCCGGCTCCTGCTGTGGCCTCGACCGCAACCGCCCTACTCCCGGAAACGAGTATAAGATCTTTGTCTGCCGCGCGTCCTCGGTCAATGGCCCGTACACGGACAAGAGCGGCAAGAGCTGcaccaacggcggcggcactcTTCTCCTCGCCAGCCACAACAAGATCTACGCTCCCGGCGGACAGGGTGTCTTGGCCGACCCCAAGCGTGGCGCCGTTCTCTACTACCACTACA TGAACACCGACATTGGAATCGCCGACTCCCAAACCCAGTTTGGCTGGAACGTTATCTCCTGGTCGGGTGGCTGGCCTACCGTTTAA
- a CDS encoding Calcium/proton exchanger, which produces MTDNHGARTSPAAGNGGSEHSHAHESSPLLPTTAFRVAHESISSRIAHEGESGRSGFHIGHFLVVLWRSSCTASMLVNVLWPVVPVAIVLQFLPGLHLWKFAAAYVAVVPSANLLGFAGQEFARKMPKVAGILIETTFGSIVEIILFVILIAKHDASSAVDNGDEGNLVPIIQAAILGSILTNLLLCLGLCFFFGGIRHASQKFHAIVSEVGTGLLLVAAFGLLIPSAFYSSLKSEAVPAIPGLRVMHEKLTEGALHADVLSISRATSIALIVAFLLYIWYQASSQHSIFDEVIELDEHRDADREADMEKPKFTLTETAVALVISLAVVTLLLVFLVQGIEHVVHSGVPDQFLGLILLPLVEKAAEHLTAIDEAWDGVINVALYHCLAPSIQTALFNGPLVVLVGWALGKPMDLNFEIFMIALLVLSILVVGNFLRDGESNWLEGALLVVVYAIIAIACWYYPNPDVATSNGLEATEVVNITISIDTLQQLQRILSANLVQ; this is translated from the exons ATGACGGACAACCACGGAGCCCGCACGTCGCCAGCGGCCGGCAACGGTGGCTCGGAGCATAGCCACGCCCACGAATCATCCCCGCTTCTCCCGACGACCGCGTTCCGGGTCGCCCACGAATCCATCTCGAGCCGCATCGCGCACGAGGGCGAGAGTGGCAGAAGCGGATTTCACATCGGGCACTTCCTGGTCGTGCTATGGCGCAGCTCATGCACCGCCTCCATGCTGGTCAACGTGCTCTGGCCTGTCGTCCCGGTTGCCATTGTGCTTCAATTCCTCCCCGGCCTGCATCTTTGGaagttcgccgccgcctacgTGGCCGTCGTGCCCTCGGCCAACCTCCTGGGCTTCGCCGGGCAGGAGTTCGCCCGGAAGATGCCAAAGGTCGCCGGCATCCTGATCGAGACGACCTTTGGCTCTATTGTGGAGatcatcctcttcgtcatACTCATTGCGAAGCACGATGCGTCATCTGCCGTGGACAatggcgacgagggcaaCCTGGTCCCCATCATCCAAGCCGCCATCCTCGGGAGCATCTTGACGAACCTGCTGCTCTGTCTCGGCCtgtgcttcttcttcggtGGCATCCGTCATGCTAGCCAGAAGTTCCACGCCATTGTGTCCGAGGTCGGCACCGGGCTTCTTTTGGTCGCCGCCTTTGGCCTTCTCATCCCCAGCGCCTTCTACTCCTCTCTCAAGTCCGAGGCCGTGCCGGCAATCCCTGGCTTGCGGGTGATGCACGAGAAGCTCACAGAGGGTGCTCTCCACGCCGATGTCCTGAGCATCAGCCGCGCAACCTCGATTGCTCTCATCGTCGCCTTTCTGCTGTACATCTGGTACCaggccagcagccagcacaGCATCTTTGACGAGGTCATCGAACTGGACGAGCACCGCGACGCGGACCGCGAAGCCGACATGGAGAAGCCCAAGTTCACCCTGACCGAGACTGCAGTTGCCCTCGTCATATCCTTGGCGGTTGTGacgcttcttctcgtcttTCTGGTCCAAGGAATCGAACATGTCGTGCACAGTGGTGTTCCGGACCAGTTCTTGGGCCTGattcttctccctctcgtAGAAAAAGCCGCAGAGCATCTGACAGCCATCGACGAGGCTTGGG ACGGTGTCATCAACGTCGCGCTGTACCATTGCCTTGCTCCTTCGATCCAGACCGCCCTTTTCAACGGCCCGcttgtcgtccttgtcggctGGGCCCTTGGGAAGCCGATGGACCTGAATTTCGAGATCTTCATGATTGCACTGCTGGTTCTCTCGATTCTTGTCGTCGGAAACTTCCTGCGAGATGGAGAGTCAAACTGGCTCGAGGGGGCTTTGCTCGTG GTTGTGTATGCAATCATCGCCATTGCTTGCTGGTACTACCCTAATCCCGATGTTGCCACGTCTAATGGCCTGGAGGCTACGGAGGTGGTTAACATTACGATAAGTATCGACACTTTACAACAACTGCAGCGCATCCTAAGCGCAAACCTAGTCCAATAG
- a CDS encoding polygalacturonase, which translates to MRFSALLASLVAATGAAAAAVDAFSHVPRNVQEFREKHPVAKRAPNCRKTFTPRASRDDTDDISAEFLDAIKKANNGGTVYLPEGQTFVIGKPLDLTFLNDIHVRLEGTIRFTNDVPYWQKNAFYHPFQRSLMFWKWGGKDIKIFGEGTLDGQGQRWWNEFSGAEILDPDNAYLRPILFYAEHAENLHVEGILMKDSPVWHNFIVESKHITYRDVIVEAKSNNATVEPKNGDFFNSLNVEHIKIERVWVDSDDDCFSPKSNNTDLHVDTMYCNNSHGQSLGSLGQYEGEFVFVKDVVIENIWMLNGNNGARIKVWAGEHVATGFVDNITFRNFYSANDDWPIFLDSCYFNIDEETCNKFPSKMKVSNVLFENFQGYSSGRRGRAVARVSCSTNEDGLCSNIRFKDFNVTSPCGGKPVVICDGLDADLGVPCVPFNSAEAKAALADTCTGSKAFIEAPWPVRDYGARN; encoded by the exons ATGAGATTCTCGGCTTTGTTAGCCAGTCTCGTCGCTGCCACCggcgcagcggcggcggccgtggacGCGTTTTCTCATGTTCCGCGCAACGTGCAGGAATTCCGCGAGAAGCATCCCGTCGCGAAACGGGCGCCCAACTGCCGCAAAACCTTCACGCCTCGGGCTTCCCGTGACGATACCGACGACATTTCCGCCGAGTTCTTGgacgccatcaagaaggCAAACAATGGCGGCACGGTCTACCTGCCCGAGGGCCAGACCTTTGTCATCGGCAAGCCCCTCGACCTCACGTTTCTGAACGACATTCACGTGCGGCTCGAGGGAACCATCAGGTTCACCAACGATGTCCCGTACTGGCAAAAGAACGCCTTCTACCACCCGTTCCAGCGTTCCCTCATGTTCTGGAAGTGGGGCGGAAAGGACATCAAGATATTTGGCGAGGGCACGCTGGACGGGCAGGGACAGCGATGGTGGAACGAGTTTTCTGGCGCAGA AATCCTGGACCCGGACAACGCATACCTTCGACCAATCCTGTTCTAcgccgagcacgccgagAACTTGCACGTTGAGGGTATTCTGATGAAGGACTCGCCGGTTTGGCACAACTTCATCGTTGAGT CCAAGCACATCACTTACCGGGACGTCATCGTTGAGGCCAAGTCAAACAACGCCACAGTCGAGCCCAAGAACGGAGACTTCTTCAACTCGCTCAACGTTGAACACATCAAGATCGAGCGCGTTTGGgtcgactcggacgacgactgCTTTTCGCCAAAgtccaacaacaccgaccTGCACGTTGATACCATGTACTGCAACAACTCCCACGGACAGTCACTCGGCTCCCTCGGTCAGTACGAGGGAGAGTTTGTCTTCGTCAAGGATGTCGTGATTGAGAACATCTGGATGCTCAACGGCAACAACGGGGCCCGCATCAAAGTGTGGGCTGGGGAGCACGTGGCGACGGGCTTCGTGGACAACATCACCTTTCGCAACTTCTACTCGGCGAACGACGACTGGCCCATCTTCCTCGACTCTTGCTACTTCAacatcgacgaggagactTGCAACAAGTTCCCCTCCAAGATGAAGGTCAGCAACGTTCTGTTCGAGAACTTCCAGGGCTACTCGAGCGGGCGGCGCGGTCGCGCCGTTGCGCGCGTGAGTTGTTCAACGAACGAGGACGGTCTGTGCAGCAACATCCGGTTCAAGGACTTCAACGTAACGAGTCCGTGTGGTGGGAAGCCGGTCGTTATATGTGACGGCCTGGATGCGGACTTGGGAGTGCCTTGCGTACCATTCAACAGCGCGGAAGCAAAGGCGGCACTTGCTGATACTTGCACGGGCTCCAAGGCCTTTATTGAGGCTCCTTGGCCTGTAAGGGACTATGGTGCTAGAAACTAG
- a CDS encoding Rhamnogalacturonate lyase C, which translates to MKAISSVSLTLAATLFCHAVTALLTTGENGTHFTLANDRLSVVLAKSNGHIVDVALDGQDLLGPLNGNRGKGPYLDCSCTPSGFWTPGGTAELQLVNGTDSSGVPYAGLIMSDRFAPTNQTLSQYFFLHGEETGLHAFSRLTYFNATLPLLRSLGELRTLFRPNTPLWTHFSTSDDNFGPLPLADTFAQALTVQDATSYVGGSTNDPYTQQYSDYFTKYSLSEPWRNHDVHGQFSDGSTSADGSTFGAWLVHNTRETYYGGPLHSDLVVDGIVYNYMVSGHHGAPMPNITHGFDRTFGPQFYYFNKGAPGASVGELRADAARHADPEWNADFYDSISRHVPNYVPSTRRTSFEGKVELPRGAKRPIIVLSENKQDFQLNVFNTASLQYWAEIDGCGKFKIPRVVEGKYRVTVYADGVFGWFIQDDVEISQTASSQAPWTFKWDEESAGQEVWRIGIPDKSAGEYRHGYAPDVSKPLQPEQYRIYWGKYDFQQDFPDGVRFDVGKSQEAQDLNYIHWSFIPAKGNHLRQENYYTNVNNWTIVFDLDKDQLGQSKTATFTVQIAGTKTANGNSKWTVTDHPYSNLPWTVNFNGLYESTWRIPYWRSGSCGVRSAVACQNIENKFTFSSSALKEGQNELTLSLPFNASSVETALMTP; encoded by the exons ATGAAAGCCATCAGCAGCGTGAGCTTGACTCTCGCGGCAACGCTGTTCTGTCATGCGGTCACAGCTCTCCTGACGACTGGGGAGAACGGAACCCATTTCACGCTGGCAAATGACCGACTGTCCGTTGTTTTGGCCAAGTCGAACGGCCATATCGTCGatgtcgccctcgacggccaggaCCTCCTCGGGCCCTTGAACGGCAACAGGGGCAAGGGACCCTATCTCGACTGCTCATGCACCCCCTCGGGGTTTTGGACGCCTGGGGGAACGGCCGAGTTGCAGCTCGTCAACGGCACCGACTCGTCCGGCGTCCCCTATGCCGGCCTCATCATGTCGGACAGGTTCGCACCAACGAACCAGACGCTCTCGCAGTATTTCTTTCTCCACGGCGAGGAAACGGGACTGCACGCCTTCTCTCGCCTCACCTACTTCAACGCCACACTGCCTCTTCTCCGCAGCCTGGGCGAGCTGCGGACTCTGTTCAGGCCCAACACGCCGCTCTGGACTCACTTCTCGACGAGCGATGACAACTTCGGCCCCCTGCCCCTCGCCGACACCTTTGCCCAGGCTCTGACGGTGCAGGACGCCACCTCGtacgtcggcggcagcaccaACGACCCTTACACACAGCAGTACTCGGACTACTTCACAAAATACTCCCTGTCCGAGCCCTGGCGCAACCACGACGTGCATGGTCAGTTCAGCGACGGCTCAAccagcgccgacggcagcACCTTTGGCGCCTGGCTCGTCCACAACACACGGGAGACGTATTACGGCGGCCCGCTCCACTCGGAtctggtcgtcgacggtATCGTCTACAACTACATGGTCTCCGGCCACCATGGCGCGCCGATGCCCAACATCACCCACGGCTTCGACCGCACGTTTGGGCCGCAGTTCTATTACTTCAACAAGGGGGCGCCCGGGGCCTCCGTTGGCGAGCTGAGAGCCGACGCCGCGCGGCACGCCGACCCGGAGTGGAACGCAGACTTCTACGACAGCATCTCCCGCCACGTCCCAAACTACGTCCCATCGACGCGCCGGACCTCGTTCGAGGGAAAGGTCGAACTTCCCAGAGGCGCCAAGCGGCCGATCATCGTCTTGTCCGAGAACAAGCAAGACTTCCAGCTCAACGTCTTCAATACCGCATCTCTCCAGTACTGGGCGGAGATCGACGGGTGTGGCAAGTTCAAGATCCCCCGTGTCGTGGAGGGCAAGTACAGAGTCACCGTCTACGCTGACGGGGTGTTTGGGTGGTTCATCcaagacgacgtcgagatATCTCAGACCGCAAGCAGCCAGGCCCCGTGGACCTTCAAGTGGGACGAGGAGAGCGCAGGGCAGGAGGTCTGGCGCATCGGCATCCCCGACAAGTCCGCCGGCGAGTATCGACACGGGTACGCGCCCGACGTCTCGAAGCCTTTGCAGCCGGAGCAGTACCGCATCTACTGGGGCAAGTATGACTTCCAGCAGGACTTTCCGGACGGCGTGCGGTTCGACGTGGGCAAGAGCCAAGAGGCGCAGGACCTCAACTACATCCACTGGTCGTTCATCCCCGCCAAGGGAAACCATCTGCGGCAGGAGAATTACTACACGAACGTGAACAACTGGAccatcgtcttcgacctcgacaaggaccAGCTAGGCCAAAGCAAGACGGCCACATTCACAGTCCAGATTGCCGGAACCAAGACCGCCAACGGAAACTCCAAGTGGACTGTCACGGATCATCCGTACAGCAACCTTCCCTGGACTGTCAACTTCAACGGGCTCTACGAGTCGACCTGGAGAATCCCGTACTGGCGAAGCGGATCTTGCGGCGTAAGGAGCGCCGTCGCATGCCAGAACATCGAGAACAAATTCACCTTCTCGTCTTCTGCGCTAAAGGAAGGCCAGAACGAACTCACCTTGAGCCTGCCGTTCAACGCCAGCAGCGTGGAGACGGCGCT TATGACGCCCTGA